CGCGGTAGTACTTACCGCCCGTGCTGGTGCTGGGGTGGCCTTGTGGGAGGTTCTTCAGGTGCCCAACGTAGTCCGCAAACATGAGGGACACACCGTTCCACACGCCCAAGCAGGAAGAGAATGCGGCAGCGAAGAATCCGACGATGAACCACTTAGAAATAAAGGTTCCGTAGCGAGCCTCCAGCACGTCCGCCATGTCCACCAAGCCCTGGTCGTTATCGGAGACAGCGACATTAGCGCTGTACAAAAGCTCGGCACCAAGGACCAGCGTAGCTAGGACGAAGATACCGGTGACGGCATAGGCCACCGAGTTGTCCATGCGCATGACCTTCATCCACTTGGGCGTGAACCACTTCTTTTCTCGCAGCCAGTAGCCATAGGCAGCAAGGGTAATAGTGCCGCCGACACCGCCGGCGATGGAGAGCACGTAGACGAAAGACCCATCCGGGATGGTGGGGACGAGGCCGCGCAGAATCTCTGGCAAATTAGGCGCTGTAATTGCGGCGATGCCCACCACAGTGACGAACATGATGCCAACTAATACGGCGGCAAGCTTTTCAAAGAGCTGGTATTGACCCAACCACGTAAGCGCAAAGCACAATACGCCGGTCAGGATAGCCCACATGGTCAAGCTTGTCCCGGGGAAGAGTGCGCTCAATGCCAAGCCGGTGCCGGACATGGCGGCGGCGCCATATACCAATCCCCAGATGACGATGTAGGGCGCGAAGTACCACGAGGTCCAGCGCCCTAGTTCCCGCCAGCCGTGGAACATGGTGTTTCCGGTGGCCAAGCTATAGCGGCCGACGCCTTCCACCAGCACGATTTTCATAATCGTACCGACGATGACGGCCCACAACAGTGCGTAACCGTAGCGCTGGCCGGCAATCATGGTTGCCACCAGGTCGGCGGCACCGACGCCGGTAGCTGCGGCGACCAAACCCGGACCAACGAGGGTCCATTTCACCTTTGCTTGTGGCTCAGAGTTGTGTGTCTGTTGGCCTTCGGCGGATGTTACGCCGGTGTGGTTATCTGAATGGCTCATGACACTTCCTTAAGTGGCTATGGTGTGAATCACTTAAGAGAAATGTATCACTCTTGACTGGTAGAGTGCAGCCCAATTATTCAACCATGCGTGCTAAGCGACGGTCCGGCCAGCAGCGTACAGCGCCTTTGGCATGGTTCTTTGCAGCTTCCATTGGAACTGAATGGGCTTTTCACCGTGGTGGGAAACATAATCCACAGCACCCAAAAATGTATAGGCGCTCGCGGTGCCCACTGAGTTCTTCTTAGTAAAGCGAGAGGCGATAAGAATCTTCCCGCCGAGCTCATCATGCCGAATATAACGACGTGCGGCCTTCGATTTTAGAGTTGTTGTCGATTGCGATTCCCAGTGGAGGAGATCCGGTGAAATCGGGTAGTCCCGGTAATTCGTGGTGGCGCTAACTTGATCGTCTTTTTGGAAAGTCACCAAGAATAAGTCCATGTTCATCTCGGGGAAGTATTTCACTCCCTCGCGCGGAAGGCTGACCAGTTTTTCTAATTCGCCAGTTTGCAAGGCGCCGACTAACTCTGCCAGAGAGTAGTCTGCGTGAGTTTCCAGAACGGTGTCGTCACTAGGCTGCGGGATAATGCGCGAAGCATCGTTTTGTAGCCGCATGACGTGTTCAAGTTCCCAAATAACTCGCGGGTGCTCTCGCAATATCCCCAGCGCTTGGTCAAAAGAAGACGGGCTGGGTGCATTGGAATTAGCCCAAAAGCCCAAGACCAGCATTCGTGCAAAGGCTTGATCAGTGGGCGACATATCGCCGAATTGCGAAGTGGAGGATTTTAGGATTCGAAGATAAGCCTCAATGCGTGTCGCATCATTGACGTGGAGGAAAACTTTAATCCGGTTGAGTAAGAAGCTTTCCATCTCATCGTCACGTGGCTCGAGGAGGCCTTCCTCGCGCAGGAGGCGGGTCCAGGAGTATTTGTTGGGGCGATAAATATCCTCCAATTCGAGGTTTGCCTCGTCGAGGAATTCTTTGAGATCGGTAGTTCGCAATTCCGCCACCAGCGCACGCACTTTCCGCAAGTTGCTCCGTGTCGTCTTCTTTACGTTGTTGAGGACCTGTTCCGTCGTCGATTCATCGAATTGGATGTGCGTTCCCGGCGGCGTGGTGGGAAAGCCCTGCTCTATCTCGGTGAGTAGATGTTTCCCGCGTTTTCTCGTTAATGCATTGAATTTACGCTCAAAATCGTATTCAACATGCTGTTGGCCAATGAAATCGAATACGGTACAAGAATCCTTTCCGGGAGCAAGGCGAAGACCGCGGCCAAGTTGCTGTAGGAAGATAACCGGGCTTTGGGTTGGCCGGAGCAAGAGCAGTGTATTGACCGCTGGGATGTCGACGCCCTCATTGAAAATATCAACGGAAAAGAGAGCCTTGATGGCGCCGCTTTCGAGTTGTTGAATGGCTTCTGCGCGTTCAGAAGAAGTTAATTTGCTCGTTACGGCCTGGGCTGGAATTCCAAAGTGCTGAAATTGCTGGGCCATATGCTCTGCGTGGGCAATGGAGACGCAAAAGCCGATCGCCTTCATTTCAGAAAGATCGAAAATCCGTTTATCCAGTTCATTAAGAATAAAGCGCGTCCGTTTTTCACCAGACTTGATATAAAACTCTGACAACTCGTTGGTGTTGTAATCTTTCTTGCCCCTGTTCCACGTAAGCGAAGAAAGATCCGTACCGTCTGCAATTCCGTAATAATGCATGGGAACCAAAAGTTGCAGGCGCAAAGCATCCCAGAGGCGAAGCTCATGGGCAATGCGGTAGTCAAAGTACTGTTGGACATTTTTGCCATCGCCGCGCTCAGGTGTTGCGGTCAGCCCAAGTAATTCGTCTGGTTCAAAATGGCTAAGAAGCGCGTTATATGTTGGAGCTTCTGCATGGTGGAATTCGTCGATGACCACCACATCGAATTGATCCGGCGCGAGCTTTTCTAAGCGAGTGGAATTGAGCGACTGAACGCTCGCAAATACGAAGTCCCAGCGCCGGGGCTCGGTGCCATCGACAAGCAACTCGCCAAAGTTGGCATCCTTGAGCACCTCGCGGTACGTACGCCGCGCTTGGTGAAGAATTTCTTTGCGGTGTGCGACGAAGAGCAAACGTGGGCGACGCTTCCACTGCCGGCAAAGATTGAGGTAATCCAGGGCAGCTACGACGGTCTTGCCGGTGCCTGTCGCCGCAACGAGTAGGTTTTTGTGGCGATCCTTTACCTCACGTTCGGACCGCAGCGCCTCGAGCATCTCTTCTTGATAAGGATAGGGAGTAACTTCTAGGCCAGAAAGCTCTAATTGGCGCAAAGCTTGTGGGGACTCCGTGCCTTTTGCAATGCGCAGGGATTCCTGCAGGCGATCCATATCCCTGGCGGGGTCAAAAGTCTTGAAGTGGCTATCGTGCCAGTAGCTGTCGAAAGTCTTTATGAATTTTTCGATGACCTCAGGCGTCGCCGTAGCAGAGCCGCGCACGTTCCATTCCCAGCCATCGATAAGAGCAGACCTCGAAAGGTTCGAGCTTCCAATAAAAGCGGTGTCGAAGCCAGAATCCCGTCGGAATAGCCATGCTTTGGCGTGCAGGCGTGTGGATTTATGCTCATAGCAAATCTTTACATCGGCGCGATATTTTTCTACCAGGCGTTTAAGAGCCGCCGCATCGGAAGCCCCACAGTAAGTAGAGGTCAATAGGCGGAATGGAATCTGGTTGTCGCGCAGGAACTGCAATTGCTGGTCAAGGACACTGATTCCGGAGCTTTTGATGAAGGCACACAATAAGTCGACGGAATCGGCTGTCTTTATCTCCCGCTCAACCTCGCTGGTCAGGCTGGTCTCGCCCTGGGCATTAGTAAAAAGCGCGCTCTTAGTCAGCGATACATCCGGAAGCAGCGGAGGCTCGGCTAAAGAAGTGTTGTAGACGGCGTAGAGGAGTTGCTCGGTATCAATATCTTCGTCCTCGCCAAGCATTCCAGCGATTGTATTGATAAGGGCTACTCGGTCTGCTGAGGATTTGAGCCCCATGAGGCGTTGCTCTAGTAAATCGCCGATGTGTTGAGACATGGCCGAGGTATAGCGCCCGCGAGCGCTATCATCTGTGCCGTTTCCTACCCCGAATCCCGCCGATGGGTGTCGGCTTTGCGTTTCCTCCATTCGCTCACGAATGCGCGAGGTCACCGGGGTTTCGTAAACGCCGAAGGGGAGCGAGGAATCCAAGGAATGACTCATAGCTACAAGATTCTAAGGGCAAAGTTTTTCCACGGCTGGAATATCTGCTGGCGCCCAGGTCAGCTCCATTGCTTCTGTGGGGGTAACCCACCTGGTTGCGTCATGATCGCTCAGGCGAAGCTCGCCGCTGGTGAGCGTGCAATAAAAGGTGGTTAGTTCGATGGTGGCAAAGTCGTACTCGTAGATGGTCGTCGTGAGTTTGCTGCCTACGCGGGCAGTAAGGTTGAGTTCCTCGCGAATTTCGCGGGCTAAAGCCTGTTCGGGTGATTCTCCCGGTTCGATTTTTCCGCCCGGAAATTCCCAATGTCCTTCTAGGGGTTTTCCGGGTTTCTTGCGGCAGGCGAGGAAGCGATCGCCATCGTGAAAGACGGCGCCGACGACGCGGATGGGGTTAGACATAGTCCCATTGTGCCTTGAGCTAAGAAACGCTAGACAAGAAGATGTAATTTAGCTAACATAATCGCAATGTTCGCGTCAGGCTGTCGCGCGGGCTTGATCATCATGCAAGCTTGAGGGGCGGTCTATCGTGACTTCTACTGATTCAGTTAATTCCTCCATCCAGAGCCATGACGGGGAAGTCCCGCGGCCTGAGGGACGGTGGAAACTCTTTGTTTATAGCGCCATTGGCGCGTTCGTGTTCTTCTTTCCTGTGACGTATAAGGAAAAGAACTCCATTCCTTTGGACCACATGGTCACCATCGTGCGCGATAGCATTCCGGCGGTGGTGCCGTGGCTTATTTTTGCGCTCGCCGTGTATGGCACGGTCCGTAGCTTTAGCACTGGGGCGTTTAAGCAAAGTGCGCTGCAGGCGGTCTTTGCGGTCCTCAATATCGCCGGTGCGGTCATTTCCTTCCTCATGGTCATTGACGCGCTGCCGTGGGTATTGGGCGATGAGGACTTGGTTCCCTTCTTGTGGAACTCCATTGCCACACCGGTGGGGCTTATCGTGCCCATCGGCGGTACCTTCCTGGCATTTCTCATTGGCTTTGGGCTCTTGGAATTTGTTGGGGTGCTGATGCAACCCATCATGCGTCCGCTGTGGAAGACGCCGGGGCGCTCCGCCATCGATGCGGTGGCATCCTTTGTCGGGTCGTATTCGCTGGGCATCTTGGTCACGGACCGTGTCTATCAAAAGGGCGGTTATACCGGCAGAGAGGCTGCAGTTATTGCCACGGGGTTTTCCACGGTATCGGCGGCGTTTATGGTCATCGTGGCCAAGCAACTGGATTTGATGAATATCTGGGGCACCTATTTCGCCGTCACGCTGCTGGTGACGTTCCTGGTTACGGCCATTACCGTGCGCATCCCGCCGCTGCGGACGAGTCCGGATGAATACTGCGCGGGTGTAGAGCCTGACCCAGAAAAGCCGGTGGAAGGATCGCGTTTTAAGAATGCGTGGCGCGAAGCGATGCTGGCTTTGCAGCGCGCGCCGTCGCTGCCGCAGGCCATTTGGGATAACCTGCGCGATGGCGTGCGCATGGCCGCGGCCATCGTGCCGTCCATCATGTCGGTGGGCCTTATTGGCTTGCTGCTTGCGCGGTTTACCCCGATCTTTGAATGGATTGGGTACCTGTTTTATCCCTTTGCTTGGATAGTGCAGCTGCSGGAGCCGGCACTTGGCGGCARGGCCGSGGCGATGGGCATTGCGGAGATGTTCCTACCCGCCACAGCGGTGGCCGACAGCGATTCCATGGTGCTGAAATTCGTCATCGGGGTCGTGGCGGTCTCTGCCATCATCTTCTTCTCCGCCCTGGTGCCGTGCATTTTGGCCACCAAGATTCCGGTGAAGCTATCTCACCTGGTCATCATCTGGTTTGAGCGGGTGGCCCTCACCATCGTGATTGCGACCCCGATTGCGCACCTGCTGTTTTGAGGTTTATTGCCCGCTTACCGCAGTGAGGTGAGCGTTAACGATGTCATCGATAAGCCGTGCCGCTGCCTTGGCGGTGCGGTTGTCTATGTCGAAGGTGGGGTTGAGCTCGACGACATCGACAAGCGCGAGCTTGCCCGTCGCGGCGATGGCGACCGCCAGGGCGCGGATGCGCTCGTAGGCAACGCCGAGGCTGGCCGGAGCGGATACACCCGGCGCGGTGGAGGCGGGAAGGACATCCAGGTCGATGGAGAGGTGGACCTTGTCCGCAGCGGCGGKGGCCTGGGTGGCGAGCGCGCCGCATTCGGCCGGGGKGAGGTTCACCAGCTCCTCATCCAGGGTGTAGTTGACGCCGAGCTTATCGGCATCGTTGAAGAGCACCGCGGTGTTATTGGGGCGGGAAATACCGAAGACGGTGTACTCAAAGTCATCGGTGAGCTGGGAAATCTGGGTAAAGGGCGTGCCGGAGGTGGCGTGGTCCGCGTGGCGGAGATCGAAGTGGGCATCCAGGTTGATGATCGGGGTGGCACCGCGCGCGCGGAACAGGCCGCGGTGGGAGCCGAAGGCGGTTTCGTGCCCGCCGCCCAAGATAATCGGCAGGGTAGCGCTGCGGACGAGTTCTTCGACCTTGTCAGATAGGGCCTCGTGGGCGCCGTCGAGATCGTCGGCTTGGGTGGTGATGGTTCCGGCATCGGCAAGCGCATGGCCGTGGTGAACCGCGAGGGATCCGAGGGCTGTGCGCAGGGCGGCGGGGCCGGCGGCAGCACCTTGGCGGCCGCCGTTGCGCAGCACGCCCTCATCGGAGGCAAACCCCAGCAGGGTTACGGGCGCGGATTCGGCTTGGTTGATAACGCTATGCCAGCGCGCGTGCTCGGGGCCGGGACCATCGGAGCGGCCGGACCACTCGGGGGCGGGAGTAAAAAGTGGGGCTGATTCGGTATTCATAGTGCCGATACTAGAAGCGTGCGGTGAGTTTGTCTGGCAGTAGCGGAATATAATTGGGCGCTGTGAGTGCTAATCGAGTCCCCGCTGCGCGCCATGCCCTGGACATCCTCAAGCTGCTATCGACTATCGATGTCCCGATTTCCGCCGCCCGCATCCAAGGCGAGCTCGGCCTGCCGCGCTCGACCACGTACCACCTGCTCGCGGAGATGGTCGATGCCGGCTTCGTTGCCCACCTGCCCGAGCACAAGACCTACGGCCTGGGGCTGGCCGCGTATTCGATGGCCTCTGCCTATGTAACCCAGCAGCCGCTAGTGCGCATGGCAACGCGCGACCTGGAGGAATGCGCGCGGCTGGTAGGTGGATCTGGGCACCTTTCGCGTATGGCGGGCTCGGAGATTTTATACCTGCAGGAGGTCCGCGCGCCGGGCGCGACCTCGTTGGTTACGGAGGTCGGGGTGCGCCTGCAGGCGCATAAGACGGCCTCGGGCAGGGTGATGCTGGCGCACCTGCCGGAATCCGAGGTCAAGGCCGCCTTTGATACCGCGGGCGGGGAAAATTTTGGTTTCCTCAAAGAGCAGCTGCACCTGGCCCGTGCGCGCGGGTGGGATCAGGAGGTGGAAGAAATCTCGCGGGGCCAGGCCTCGGTGGCGGTGCCCATCCTGGACCACTTGGAGCGGCCTGCGGCGGCCATTGCGGTGACCTATCCCGTGTCCACGCCGGCGGATAGGGTAGAGGAGCTCATTGCGGCGCTGCGCCAGGCCGCGGAGAAAGTTGCGGGGAAAATGTATCGCCAGCGCGAAAAGTGAGGTACCATGCGGGCTAGCGCGTTAGGCTGTGACGTGAGCTATATTTTGTTGCCCTAAAGACACTAGGAGTCATCATGCCTAATGCATACCCATCCACCGTTACAGTCGGCGTCGGAGCGCTGACCATTGAGGAAGTCGTGGCCGTTGCCCGCTACGGTGCCACGGTAGAAATCTCCGCCGAGGCTTTGGACGTGGTCGCCTCCACACGCGACCGGGTCGAAGAACTGGCCCAGGATCCCACGCCGGTCTACGGAATCTCCACCGGCTTCGGCGCGCTTGCCCGCCGCCACATTCCAGAAGAGATGCGCGCGCAGCTGCAGCTGTCCCTGGTGCGCTCCCACGCGGCCGGCACCGGCCCTGAGGTGGAAGAAGAAGTAATTCGCGCGCTCATGCTGCTGCGCCTATCCACCCTGTGTACCGGCCGTACCGGCGTGCGCCCCGTGGTGGTAGAAACTTATGCCAAGGCGCTCAACGCCGGCATCGTGCCGGTGGTGCGCGAATACGGTTCGCTGGGCTGCTCCGGCGACTTGGCCCCGCTGGCTCACTGCGCCCTAGCGCTGTTGGGTGAGGGTGAGGTACGCGTGGGCGGCGAGCTCAAGGACGCCGACGAGGCTCTTGCCGCCGCCGGCATCGAGCCGCTGGAGCTGCGCGAGAAGGAGGGCCTTGCGCTTATCAACGGAACCGATGGCATGCKGGGCCAGCTCTGCCTGGCCATTACTGMCCKGCGTGCGGCCGCMAAGACCGCCGATATCGCCACCGCGATGACGGTAGAAGGCCTGCTTGGCACCCTCGTGGTCTTTGCCGATGACCTCCAGCAGCTGCGCCCGCACCCGGGCCAGGCCGATTCTGCCGCCAATATCCGCCAGGTGGCGGACGGCTCCGAGATCCTCGCCGCAGCGCTGGAGGAGTTCAAGAAGAACCAGGTCCAAGACGCCTACTCCGTGCGCTGCGCGCCACAGGTGGCCGGCGGTTTCCGCGATACCTTGGCGCATACCGCACAGGTGGCAGAGCGCGAGCTCGCCGCCGCCGTGGACAACCCGGTCGTGGCTAAGGACGGCCGCGTGGTCTCCAACGGCAACTTCCACGGCGCCCCGGTGGCTTATGCGCTCGATTTCCTGTCCATCGTCACCGCGGACCTGGCGTCCATTTCTGAGCGCCGCACCGACCGCTTCTTGGATCCGGCCCGCAACCGCGGCTTGAACGCCTTTCTTGCCGATGACCCCGGAGTCGACTCCGGCCACATGATCGCCCAATACGCCCAGGCTGGCATCGTCAGCGAATTAAAGCGCCTGGCCACCCCGGCCTCGGCCGATTCCATTCCTTCCTCTGCCATGCAGGAAGACCACGTATCCATGGGCTGGTCCGCCGCCCGCAAGCTGCGCAAGGCCGTCGATGGCCTACAACGCGTGCTTGCCGTAGAAATCCTCACCGCTGCCCGCGCTATCGACATGCGCGAGGGTACCCCGGCCAAGGGAACCGGCGCGGTAATCGCCAAGCTGCGCGAAACCGTCAAGGGGCCAGGTGTGGACCGCTACCTCTCGCCGGAAATCGAGGAGACCGTGCGCCTAGTCAAGGAGGGCGCGCTTGTCGAAGCTGTCGAGAATGCTACTGGAAAGCTGCGTGATTAATATGTCGACCATCTCTTGGCACCCGCAATCTGAGCCCAACCCTTTGCCGTTTTCCCCTTTCAAAGCCAGCACGGTACCGCGCCCCATTGGATGGCTTTCCAGCGTGGATGGTGAGGGCCGCGAAAATATCGCTCCTTATAGCCAGTGGCAAAACCTCACCTTCGATCCGCCCATGGTGATGTTTTCGGCCAACCAGTATCCGGATGGTCGTCGCAAGGACACGGTGCTTAACGCGGAGGAGACCGGCTGGTTCGTGTGGAATATGGCCACCTATGATCTTCGCGAGGAAGTCAATAAATCCGCCCAGGTGCTCGACTATGGCGACAGCGAGTGGGACCGCCTGTCCGTTACCAAGGAATATGCGGACAATTACCGCATTCCCATGGTGAAAGAATCGCCGGTGAAGTTCGAGTGCCAGTACAAGACCACGCTGCGCGTGCCTGGCAATTCCAAGGTGGGCAGCATCGACCTCGTGGTGGCGGATGTAAAGACTATCCATATCGATGAATCTGTCATCGATGAGGAAGGCAAGCTTGACATCCTCAAGATTAAGCCCATCGCGCGCATGGGCTACTTTGACTACACCGTGGTCACAGAAAAATTCGAGATGCGCGTGCCCGGCTCCGACGACGCCGCGCGCGCCGGACTAGAGGGCAGCGCGTAGCGCATCGGCCATAGCCCGCTGGCCCGCGTGGGTGGGGTGCATGGGGAAGGAATCGGTATCCTGCCCCGTAAAGTCCACCCACGGTTTGCCTGAGCAGGCGGAGTGCTGCGGGGCATCGTCAGGCAGCACGTAGGTGGCGCCGTTGCGCTCGGCGGCCTCGCGCACCGCTTGGTTGATGCGCTGGATGGTATTTGCCAACCACTCCCGGTCTGTGGCCGGGATTTTTTCTATGAAGGGGCAGGTCTCGCCGGGGTTGATGAGGGGGATATAGCCGGTGGCAATGACCTTTGCCTCGGGCGAGCGGTGGGCGATTTCCCCGTAGACCTTGTCCAGGCGTTGGGGTAGATCGTGTAGCTCCAGGTCTATCTGCGCTCCCGATTCGCCTTGGCATATATCGTCCGTTGCGCATTGGGTCAGGCGCACAAAGCTTACGTCGTTGCCGCCGATGCTCAAGGAGACAAGGGATGTATCCGCGGCCAGTGCGTCCACCTGGGCGGGGTGCTCGCCCGCGGAGGATAAAACATCCAGCGTGCTCGCGCCCTGGCAGGCGACGTTGCGGAAAGAACTGGTGGTGATCTCCTGCGCGGCGAGTTCTGGATAGGAATCTTGTGCGCGTGCGCAGGAATCGGGCGGATCGAGAGGGAGCGTCGTCGAGCCCATCGCCGCGTAGGAATCCCCGAGGGCCACATAGTTTTCGGGGTCTTCTGTGGCTTCTTGGGCTTCTTGCGGCTGCGAGGAGCATCCTGCCAGCAGGCAGGCGGCGGCGAGGGCGGGCAATACGTGGCGCATGACTGCCATCGTAGCCGTCGAGTCTGAAATGCCAGACAGTTGGTGATTGTGAATGCTCTAAATACGTTGTGTATCACACTAAATTGATATCTGTGACGCTCGCCAAGCCCCCGGGAGACAGCCCCGGGAAACCGGCCTTGGGGTAGGGCACGGCGTCGATAAGCACGAGCGAAAGGAAGCCATGTCTGAACCACGCGAAGTCCGCGCACCCCGCGGCACCGAACTCAACGCAAAATCCTGGCAAACCGAAGCGCCACTGCGCATGCTGATGAATAACCTCGATCCCGAGGTTGCCGAGCGCCCCGAGGACCTCGTGGTCTACGGCGGTACCGGTCGTGCAGCGCGCAGCTGGGAGGCCTTCGATGCCATTGTGGAATCGCTGAAGGACTTAGAAAGCGATGAAACCCTCCTCGTCCAATCCGGAAAGCCGGTGGGCATCTGGAAGACCAATGAATGGGCACCGCGCGTGCTCATCGCCAACTCCAACCTGGTGGGCGACTGGGCCAACTGGGAGCACTTCCGCAAGCTCGAGGACGAGGGCCTGATGATGTACGGCCAGATGACGGCCGGCTCCTGGATCTACATCGCCACCCAGGGCATCCTGCAGGGCACCTACGAGACCTTCGCGGCCGTGGCCAAGAAGCGCTTCGAGGGCAGCCTGGCCGGCACCCTGACCCTGACCGGCGGGTGCGGCGGCATGGGCGGKGCCCAACCGCYCGCCGTGACGCTGAACGGCGGAGCAGTGCTCATCGTGGACGTGGATGAACACCGCCTGCGCCGCCGCCAGCACAAGCGCTACCTCGATGAAGTGGTCACCGACCTGGACGAGGCCCTGCGCTTGGTTCTCGATGCCAAGGAAAACAAAAAGGCCCTTTCTGTCGGCCTGGTGGGCAATGCCGCCGAGGTCTTCCCCGAGGTGCTGCGCCGCCAGCGCGCCGGGGAATTCAAGGTAGACATCGTCACCGACCAGACCTCCGCGCACGACCCACTGTCCTACCTGCCCACCGAAATCACCGTGGATGACTGGCAGTCCGAGGCCAAGGCCGATCCCACGACCTTTACCAAAAAGGCCCGCGAATCCATGGCCGCACAGGTCCAGGCGATGGTGGAATTCCAGGACGAGGGCGCCGAGGTCTTTGACTACGGCAACTCCATCCGCGATGAGGCGCGCCACGCCGGCTACCAGCGCGCATTTGAGTTCCCCGGCTTCGTTCCCGCCTATATCCGCCCGCTGTTCTGCGAGGGAATGGGCCCGTTCCGTTGGGCAGCGCTGTCCGGCGACCCCGAAGACATCAAGGTCACCGACGAAGCCCTGAAGGAGCTCTTCCCAGAGAACGAGCACCTGCACAACTGGCTGGACGCCGCCGAAGAATACGTCGAGTTCGAGGGCCTGCCCGCCCGCATCTGCTGGCTTGGCTACAACGAGCGCCACAAGGCCGGCCTGCTCTTCAATGACTTGGTGCGCGAGGGCAAGATCAAGGCCCCCATCGTCATTGGCCGCGACCACCTCGACTCCGGCTCGGTTGCCTCCCCGTACCGCGAGACCGAAGCCATGCTCGATGGCMCCGATGCCGTCGCTGACKGGCCGCTGCTTAATGCCATGACCGCCGTATCTTCCGGCGCGACTTGGGTCTCCCTCCACCACGGCGGCGGAGTGGGCATGGGCCGCTCCATCCACGCCGGCCAGGTCACGGTTGCCGATGGCACCGATCTCGCCGCCGCCAAGCTGCGCGCCGTGCTGACCAATGACCCAGGCATGGGTGTTATCCGCCACGTCGATGCCGGGTACTCTCGCGCAGAGGAAGTAGCCAAGGAGCGCGGCGTTCGCGTTCCCATGGAATTTAAGGCAAGGGATTAAATGAGCACACTTTTTACCGGAATTTCTGAACTCCGCACGGTCAGCGAGCACGGCACGCTTAACGATGCCGCCCTTATCGCCGACCACGGCACCATCGCCTGGATTGGCCCCGCTTCCCAGGCGCCTGCCGCCGATGACCAGGTGGACTTGGGCGGGCGCGCCGTCCTGCCGGGCTGGGTGGATTCGCACACCCACATGGTCTTCGACGGTGACCGCTCCGCCGAGTTCGAGGCCCGCATGTCCGGCGGTTCCTACGAGGCAGGCGGCATCGCGGTGACCATGGACGCCACCCGGGAGGCGGGGGCAGACCGCTTGGATAAGCTCGTCGCCGAGCGCGTGGCAGCCGGCCGCCGCGGTGGCACCACCACCTTCGAGACCAAGACCGGCTACGGCCTCAACACGGAATCTGAAGTGGAAGCCGCGCGCGTGGCATCCCAGCATGTCGATGACGTCACCTTCCTGGGTGCCCACCTCGTGCCGCCGGGAGCGGAT
This is a stretch of genomic DNA from Corynebacterium accolens. It encodes these proteins:
- the hutH gene encoding histidine ammonia-lyase, which encodes MPNAYPSTVTVGVGALTIEEVVAVARYGATVEISAEALDVVASTRDRVEELAQDPTPVYGISTGFGALARRHIPEEMRAQLQLSLVRSHAAGTGPEVEEEVIRALMLLRLSTLCTGRTGVRPVVVETYAKALNAGIVPVVREYGSLGCSGDLAPLAHCALALLGEGEVRVGGELKDADEALAAAGIEPLELREKEGLALINGTDGMXGQLCLAITXXRAAAKTADIATAMTVEGLLGTLVVFADDLQQLRPHPGQADSAANIRQVADGSEILAAALEEFKKNQVQDAYSVRCAPQVAGGFRDTLAHTAQVAERELAAAVDNPVVAKDGRVVSNGNFHGAPVAYALDFLSIVTADLASISERRTDRFLDPARNRGLNAFLADDPGVDSGHMIAQYAQAGIVSELKRLATPASADSIPSSAMQEDHVSMGWSAARKLRKAVDGLQRVLAVEILTAARAIDMREGTPAKGTGAVIAKLRETVKGPGVDRYLSPEIEETVRLVKEGALVEAVENATGKLRD
- a CDS encoding IclR family transcriptional regulator, whose protein sequence is MSANRVPAARHALDILKLLSTIDVPISAARIQGELGLPRSTTYHLLAEMVDAGFVAHLPEHKTYGLGLAAYSMASAYVTQQPLVRMATRDLEECARLVGGSGHLSRMAGSEILYLQEVRAPGATSLVTEVGVRLQAHKTASGRVMLAHLPESEVKAAFDTAGGENFGFLKEQLHLARARGWDQEVEEISRGQASVAVPILDHLERPAAAIAVTYPVSTPADRVEELIAALRQAAEKVAGKMYRQREK
- a CDS encoding urocanate hydratase, with the translated sequence MSEPREVRAPRGTELNAKSWQTEAPLRMLMNNLDPEVAERPEDLVVYGGTGRAARSWEAFDAIVESLKDLESDETLLVQSGKPVGIWKTNEWAPRVLIANSNLVGDWANWEHFRKLEDEGLMMYGQMTAGSWIYIATQGILQGTYETFAAVAKKRFEGSLAGTLTLTGGCGGMGGAQPXAVTLNGGAVLIVDVDEHRLRRRQHKRYLDEVVTDLDEALRLVLDAKENKKALSVGLVGNAAEVFPEVLRRQRAGEFKVDIVTDQTSAHDPLSYLPTEITVDDWQSEAKADPTTFTKKARESMAAQVQAMVEFQDEGAEVFDYGNSIRDEARHAGYQRAFEFPGFVPAYIRPLFCEGMGPFRWAALSGDPEDIKVTDEALKELFPENEHLHNWLDAAEEYVEFEGLPARICWLGYNERHKAGLLFNDLVREGKIKAPIVIGRDHLDSGSVASPYRETEAMLDGXDAVADXPLLNAMTAVSSGATWVSLHHGGGVGMGRSIHAGQVTVADGTDLAAAKLRAVLTNDPGMGVIRHVDAGYSRAEEVAKERGVRVPMEFKARD
- a CDS encoding flavin reductase family protein, which gives rise to MSTISWHPQSEPNPLPFSPFKASTVPRPIGWLSSVDGEGRENIAPYSQWQNLTFDPPMVMFSANQYPDGRRKDTVLNAEETGWFVWNMATYDLREEVNKSAQVLDYGDSEWDRLSVTKEYADNYRIPMVKESPVKFECQYKTTLRVPGNSKVGSIDLVVADVKTIHIDESVIDEEGKLDILKIKPIARMGYFDYTVVTEKFEMRVPGSDDAARAGLEGSA
- a CDS encoding SGNH/GDSL hydrolase family protein — translated: MRHVLPALAAACLLAGCSSQPQEAQEATEDPENYVALGDSYAAMGSTTLPLDPPDSCARAQDSYPELAAQEITTSSFRNVACQGASTLDVLSSAGEHPAQVDALAADTSLVSLSIGGNDVSFVRLTQCATDDICQGESGAQIDLELHDLPQRLDKVYGEIAHRSPEAKVIATGYIPLINPGETCPFIEKIPATDREWLANTIQRINQAVREAAERNGATYVLPDDAPQHSACSGKPWVDFTGQDTDSFPMHPTHAGQRAMADALRAAL